A region of Pseudomonas saponiphila DNA encodes the following proteins:
- a CDS encoding GlsB/YeaQ/YmgE family stress response membrane protein, which translates to MGIIGTIFIGLIVGLLARFLKPGDDSMGWIMTILLGIAGSFAATYGGQALGIYHAGQGAGFIGAVVGAIVLLVIYGFIKKS; encoded by the coding sequence ATGGGCATTATCGGAACCATTTTCATCGGCTTGATCGTTGGTCTGCTGGCGCGTTTCCTCAAGCCGGGAGACGACAGCATGGGCTGGATCATGACCATCCTGCTGGGTATCGCCGGCTCCTTCGCCGCTACTTATGGTGGTCAGGCGCTGGGTATCTACCATGCGGGGCAGGGCGCCGGTTTCATCGGCGCGGTGGTGGGTGCCATTGTCCTGCTGGTGATCTACGGCTTTATCAAGAAAAGCTGA
- a CDS encoding 5-(carboxyamino)imidazole ribonucleotide synthase, with product MKIGVIGGGQLGRMLALAGTPLGMNFAFLDPAPDACAAALGEHLRADYGDQDHLRQLADEVDLVTFEFESVPAETVAFLSQFVPVYPSAEALRIARDRWFEKSMFKDLGIPTPEFADIQSQADLDAAVARIGLPAVLKTRTLGYDGKGQKVLRSAADVEGTFAELGSVPCLLEGFVPFTGEVSLIAVRARDGETRFYPLVHNTHDSGILRLSVASSDHPLQALAEDYSSRVLKQLDYVGVMAFEFFEVDGGLKANEIAPRVHNSGHWTTEGAECSQFENHLRAVAGLPLGSTAKVGESAMINFIGEVPPVDQVIAIDDCHLHHYGKAFKAGRKVGHANLRCADQATLQAQILKVQALIAE from the coding sequence ATGAAGATCGGTGTAATCGGTGGCGGCCAGTTGGGCCGCATGTTGGCCCTGGCGGGGACTCCGCTGGGAATGAACTTCGCTTTCCTCGACCCGGCGCCGGACGCTTGTGCCGCTGCCCTGGGCGAACACCTGCGGGCCGACTACGGCGACCAGGATCACCTGCGCCAGCTGGCCGATGAAGTGGACCTGGTGACCTTCGAATTCGAGAGCGTGCCGGCGGAAACCGTGGCCTTCCTCTCGCAGTTCGTGCCGGTCTACCCGAGCGCCGAAGCCCTGCGCATCGCCCGTGATCGCTGGTTCGAGAAGAGCATGTTCAAGGACCTGGGGATTCCTACCCCCGAGTTCGCCGACATCCAGTCCCAGGCGGATCTGGATGCCGCGGTGGCGCGCATCGGCCTGCCGGCGGTGCTCAAGACCCGTACCCTGGGTTACGACGGCAAGGGCCAGAAGGTCCTGCGCAGCGCCGCCGACGTCGAAGGCACCTTCGCCGAACTGGGCAGCGTGCCTTGCCTGCTGGAAGGCTTCGTGCCGTTCACCGGTGAAGTCTCGCTGATCGCCGTGCGCGCCCGTGACGGGGAAACCCGTTTCTACCCGTTGGTGCACAACACCCACGACAGCGGCATCCTGCGTCTGTCGGTGGCCAGCAGCGATCACCCGCTGCAGGCCCTGGCCGAGGACTACTCCAGCCGCGTGCTCAAGCAGCTGGATTACGTCGGCGTGATGGCTTTTGAGTTCTTCGAAGTGGACGGTGGCCTCAAGGCCAACGAGATCGCCCCGCGAGTGCACAACTCCGGGCACTGGACCACCGAAGGCGCCGAGTGCAGCCAGTTCGAAAACCACCTGCGGGCGGTGGCCGGCCTGCCTCTGGGCTCCACGGCCAAGGTCGGTGAGAGCGCAATGATCAACTTCATCGGTGAAGTGCCGCCGGTGGATCAGGTCATCGCCATCGACGACTGCCACCTGCATCACTACGGCAAGGCCTTCAAGGCCGGGCGCAAGGTCGGCCACGCCAACCTGCGCTGCGCCGATCAGGCGACCCTGCAGGCGCAGATCCTCAAGGTGCAGGCGCTGATCGCCGAGTAA
- the purE gene encoding 5-(carboxyamino)imidazole ribonucleotide mutase, producing MSALVGVIMGSKSDWSTLSHTADMLEKLGIPYEVKVVSAHRTPDLLFQYAEEAEARGIEVIIAGAGGAAHLPGMCAAKTHLPVLGVPVQSSMLSGVDSLLSIVQMPAGIPVATLAIGKAGAINAALLSASILGAKHPQFHAVLKKFRAEQTDSVLDNPDPRVA from the coding sequence ATGAGTGCACTGGTTGGCGTGATCATGGGCTCCAAGTCCGATTGGTCCACCCTTAGCCACACCGCCGATATGCTGGAAAAGCTCGGCATCCCTTACGAGGTGAAGGTGGTGTCCGCCCACCGCACCCCGGACCTGCTGTTCCAGTACGCCGAAGAGGCTGAGGCGCGTGGCATCGAGGTGATCATCGCCGGTGCCGGTGGCGCGGCCCACTTGCCGGGCATGTGTGCGGCCAAGACCCACCTGCCGGTGCTGGGCGTGCCGGTGCAGTCGTCGATGCTCTCGGGCGTGGATTCGCTGCTGTCCATCGTGCAGATGCCCGCCGGCATTCCCGTGGCCACCCTGGCCATCGGCAAGGCCGGGGCGATCAACGCGGCCCTGCTCTCGGCGAGCATCCTGGGCGCCAAGCACCCGCAGTTCCACGCGGTGCTGAAAAAATTCCGTGCTGAACAGACAGACAGCGTCCTGGACAATCCAGACCCGCGCGTCGCCTGA
- a CDS encoding LysR substrate-binding domain-containing protein, with translation MNLESKWLEDFSALAATRSFSQAAERRFVTQPAFSRRIRSLEAALGLTLVNRSRTPVELTAAGQLFLVTARTVVEQLGEVVRHLHHLEGGQGEVMQVAAAHSLALGFFPRWIAQLRNEGLNIATRLVATNVGDAVHALREGGCDLMLAFYDPDAALQMDSEIFPSLHLGHTEMLPVCAANPQGKPLFDLEGESSVPLLAYSAGAFLGRSVNLLLRQRNLRFTTVYETAMADSLKSMALEGLGIAWVPQLSVRAELARGELVVCGGAQWHVPLEIRLYRCALVRKANVRLLWRKLEGAAAQAAAV, from the coding sequence ATGAATCTGGAAAGCAAATGGCTTGAGGACTTCAGTGCCCTGGCCGCCACCCGCAGTTTTTCCCAGGCTGCCGAGCGACGTTTCGTGACCCAGCCGGCCTTCAGCCGGCGCATCCGCAGCCTGGAAGCGGCCCTGGGCCTGACCCTGGTCAACCGCTCGCGCACGCCGGTGGAACTGACGGCGGCGGGGCAGTTGTTCCTGGTCACCGCGCGGACCGTGGTCGAACAGCTCGGCGAGGTGGTGCGTCACCTGCATCATCTGGAAGGCGGTCAGGGCGAGGTGATGCAGGTGGCGGCGGCCCACTCCCTGGCGCTGGGTTTCTTCCCGCGCTGGATCGCGCAACTGCGCAACGAAGGGCTGAACATCGCCACGCGGCTGGTGGCCACCAACGTTGGCGACGCGGTGCACGCCCTGCGTGAAGGCGGCTGCGACCTGATGCTGGCCTTCTATGACCCGGACGCGGCCCTGCAGATGGACTCGGAAATCTTCCCCTCGCTGCACCTGGGGCACACCGAGATGCTGCCGGTGTGCGCCGCCAACCCCCAGGGCAAGCCGCTGTTCGACCTGGAAGGGGAATCCAGCGTGCCGCTGCTGGCTTACAGCGCTGGGGCCTTTCTCGGGCGTTCGGTGAATCTGCTGCTGCGCCAGCGCAACCTGCGTTTCACCACGGTTTATGAAACCGCCATGGCCGACAGCCTCAAGAGCATGGCCCTGGAAGGGCTGGGCATTGCCTGGGTGCCGCAGTTGAGCGTGCGCGCCGAGCTGGCTCGGGGCGAGCTGGTGGTATGCGGCGGCGCCCAATGGCATGTACCGCTGGAGATTCGCCTGTACCGCTGTGCCCTGGTGCGCAAGGCCAACGTGCGCTTGCTCTGGCGCAAGCTGGAAGGCGCCGCCGCGCAAGCCGCGGCCGTGTAG
- the aspA gene encoding aspartate ammonia-lyase, with translation MSSAASFRTEKDLLGVLEVPAQAYYGIQTLRAVNNFRLSGVPISHYPKLVVALAMVKQAAADANRELGHLSEAKHAAISEACARLIRGDFHEEFVVDMIQGGAGTSTNMNANEVIANIALEAMGHSKGEYQYLHPNNDVNMAQSTNDAYPTAIRLGLLLGHDALLASLDSLIQSFAAKGEEFSHVLKMGRTQLQDAVPMTLGQEFKAFATTLSEDLARLKTLAPEVLTEVNLGGTAIGTGINADPRYQALAVQRLATISGQPLVPAADLIEATSDMGAFVLFSGMLKRTAVKLSKICNDLRLLSSGPRTGINEINLPARQPGSSIMPGKVNPVIPEAVNQVAFQIIGNDLALTIAAEGGQLQLNVMEPLIAFKIFDSIRLLQRAMDMLREHCITGITANEARCRELVEHSIGLVTALNPYIGYENATRIARIALESGRGVLELVREEGLLDDAMLDDILRPENMIAPRLVPLKA, from the coding sequence ATGTCCTCCGCTGCATCTTTCCGCACAGAAAAAGACCTGCTTGGCGTACTCGAAGTACCGGCTCAAGCGTATTACGGCATCCAGACCCTGCGAGCGGTGAACAACTTCCGCCTCTCCGGCGTTCCGATTTCGCACTACCCAAAACTGGTCGTGGCCCTGGCAATGGTCAAGCAGGCAGCTGCTGACGCCAACCGCGAACTGGGTCATCTGAGCGAAGCCAAGCATGCCGCCATCAGCGAGGCCTGTGCCCGCCTGATCCGTGGCGACTTCCACGAAGAGTTCGTGGTGGACATGATTCAAGGCGGCGCTGGCACTTCGACCAACATGAATGCCAACGAAGTCATCGCCAACATCGCGCTGGAGGCCATGGGCCACAGCAAGGGCGAATACCAGTACCTGCACCCGAACAACGACGTGAACATGGCGCAGTCCACCAACGACGCCTACCCGACCGCGATCCGCCTGGGTCTGCTGCTGGGTCACGACGCCCTGCTGGCCAGCCTCGACAGCCTGATCCAGTCGTTCGCCGCCAAGGGTGAAGAATTCAGCCACGTCCTGAAAATGGGCCGTACCCAGCTGCAAGACGCCGTACCGATGACCCTCGGCCAGGAATTCAAGGCCTTCGCCACCACCCTGAGCGAAGACCTGGCTCGCCTGAAGACCCTGGCGCCGGAAGTGCTGACCGAAGTCAACCTGGGCGGCACCGCCATCGGCACCGGCATCAACGCCGACCCGCGCTACCAGGCCCTGGCCGTACAACGCCTGGCCACCATCAGCGGCCAGCCGCTGGTACCAGCCGCCGACCTGATCGAAGCCACCTCCGACATGGGCGCCTTCGTGCTGTTCTCCGGCATGCTCAAGCGCACCGCGGTCAAGCTGTCGAAGATCTGCAACGACCTGCGCCTGCTGTCCAGCGGCCCACGCACCGGCATCAACGAAATCAACCTGCCAGCGCGTCAGCCCGGCAGCTCGATCATGCCTGGCAAGGTCAACCCGGTGATTCCGGAAGCGGTCAACCAAGTGGCGTTCCAGATCATCGGCAACGACCTGGCCCTGACCATCGCGGCCGAAGGCGGCCAGCTGCAACTGAACGTGATGGAGCCGTTGATCGCCTTCAAGATCTTCGACTCGATCCGCCTGCTGCAACGCGCCATGGACATGCTGCGCGAGCACTGCATCACCGGCATCACCGCCAACGAAGCCCGTTGCCGCGAACTGGTGGAGCACTCCATCGGCCTGGTCACCGCGCTGAACCCGTACATCGGCTATGAAAACGCCACCCGTATCGCCCGCATCGCCCTCGAAAGCGGCCGCGGCGTACTGGAACTGGTGCGCGAAGAAGGCCTGCTGGACGACGCCATGCTCGACGACATCCTGCGTCCGGAAAACATGATTGCCCCGCGCCTGGTTCCGCTGAAGGCGTAA
- a CDS encoding DUF6124 family protein, protein MKKLVPDPPLPTDRPRRDPELDRANANLLSALHGTRHRPFGLRDAQGRPLFAVQPQVNAEDALMHVSLLLKCAEEVSDEITERASGIERGLIWSMVHSVEMARAVVDALLDGARPGPA, encoded by the coding sequence ATGAAAAAGCTCGTCCCCGATCCACCCTTGCCCACCGATCGTCCGCGCCGCGACCCGGAGCTGGACCGCGCCAACGCCAACCTGCTGTCCGCCTTGCACGGCACCCGCCATCGCCCCTTCGGCCTGCGCGATGCCCAGGGCCGCCCGCTGTTCGCCGTGCAACCCCAGGTAAATGCCGAAGACGCCCTGATGCACGTTTCCTTGCTGCTCAAATGCGCCGAAGAGGTGTCCGATGAAATCACCGAACGAGCCAGCGGCATTGAACGTGGACTGATCTGGTCCATGGTGCATTCGGTTGAAATGGCCCGCGCCGTAGTGGACGCCCTGCTCGACGGCGCCCGCCCCGGCCCCGCCTAA